From a single Pseudomonadota bacterium genomic region:
- the hscB gene encoding Fe-S protein assembly co-chaperone HscB, protein MSAAEDIVRGPEPSVIACWSCRGPTPAAEPFCPTCGAVQPPGQADHFRRLGLPRSFAIDTAEVEGRYFQLQRRLHPDRFATKGSRERALSQSQASSLNAAYETLMDPVRRAGYLLRLQGIEVDAGDGKTIDDRELLMEAMEMREALAEAADAAAVEDALARTQAAVGACRDRLAVAFAAADRALAHRLTLRLKYLSKLQEETEQRRLRFFAAKAG, encoded by the coding sequence ATGAGCGCTGCCGAGGACATTGTGCGGGGCCCCGAGCCCAGCGTGATTGCCTGCTGGTCCTGCCGCGGCCCGACTCCGGCGGCTGAGCCCTTCTGCCCGACCTGCGGGGCGGTGCAGCCGCCCGGGCAAGCCGATCATTTCCGCCGCCTCGGCCTCCCCCGGAGCTTCGCCATCGACACGGCCGAGGTCGAAGGGCGCTATTTCCAGCTGCAACGTCGCCTGCATCCCGACCGATTCGCGACCAAAGGCTCGCGGGAGCGGGCGCTCTCCCAGAGCCAGGCGAGCAGCCTGAACGCCGCCTATGAAACCTTGATGGACCCGGTGCGCCGGGCAGGCTATCTCCTCCGCCTTCAGGGCATCGAGGTCGATGCCGGGGACGGCAAGACCATCGACGATCGGGAGCTCTTGATGGAGGCGATGGAGATGCGCGAAGCCCTCGCCGAGGCCGCCGATGCGGCTGCGGTCGAAGACGCGCTTGCCCGCACCCAAGCGGCAGTCGGGGCTTGCCGCGACCGGCTCGCGGTTGCCTTCGCCGCCGCCGATCGGGCCCTGGCGCACCGGCTCACCCTCCGCCTCAAATATCTCTCGAAGCTGCAGGAGGAGACCGAGCAGCGTCGTCTCCGCTTTTTCGCAGCCAAGGCCGGATGA
- a CDS encoding 2Fe-2S iron-sulfur cluster binding domain-containing protein — protein sequence MPKMTFIDPDGTRHEVEAPIGLSVLEIAHRNSINLEGACEGSLACSTCHVIVDAEDYERLKEATEDEEDMLDLAFGLTHTSRLGCQIVMTEELDGLTVTLPSATRNMMVDKT from the coding sequence ATGCCGAAGATGACTTTCATCGATCCCGACGGCACCCGCCATGAGGTCGAAGCGCCGATCGGATTGTCGGTGCTGGAGATCGCCCACCGCAACTCGATCAATCTCGAGGGTGCGTGCGAGGGCTCGCTTGCCTGCTCCACCTGCCATGTGATCGTCGACGCGGAAGACTATGAGCGCCTGAAAGAGGCAACCGAGGACGAGGAGGACATGCTCGACCTCGCCTTCGGGCTCACCCACACCTCCAGGCTCGGCTGCCAGATCGTCATGACCGAAGAGCTCGACGGCCTCACCGTCACGCTCCCGTCGGCCACCCGCAACATGATGGTCGACAAGACCTGA
- a CDS encoding iron-sulfur cluster assembly accessory protein: MAKTAITITEAAAERVRALLVKRGKPSVGIRIGVRTKGCSGLSYTLEYADERGKFDEVVEDKGVTVLIDPKATMFILGTEMDYVEEKLQSGFTFKNPNEKGRCGCGESFHV, encoded by the coding sequence ATGGCCAAGACGGCAATTACGATCACCGAAGCGGCAGCCGAGCGCGTGCGGGCCCTTCTGGTGAAGCGCGGCAAGCCCTCGGTCGGCATCCGCATCGGCGTGCGCACCAAGGGCTGCTCCGGCCTCTCCTACACCCTCGAATATGCCGACGAGCGCGGCAAGTTCGACGAGGTCGTGGAGGACAAGGGTGTCACCGTGCTGATCGACCCCAAAGCGACCATGTTCATCCTCGGCACCGAGATGGATTACGTCGAGGAAAAGCTGCAATCGGGCTTCACCTTCAAGAATCCCAACGAAAAGGGCCGTTGCGGCTGCGGGGAATCCTTCCACGTCTGA
- the iscX gene encoding Fe-S cluster assembly protein IscX has product MRWIDIRDIAIGLEEAHPEVDILAIRFTDLHKWVMALPGFEDDAERSNEKILEAIQMAWLEERD; this is encoded by the coding sequence ATGCGCTGGATCGATATCCGCGATATCGCGATCGGACTCGAGGAGGCCCATCCCGAGGTCGACATTCTCGCCATCCGCTTCACCGATCTGCACAAATGGGTGATGGCGCTTCCGGGTTTCGAGGACGACGCCGAGCGCTCGAACGAGAAGATCCTGGAAGCGATCCAGATGGCCTGGCTCGAGGAGCGCGACTGA
- the iscS gene encoding IscS subfamily cysteine desulfurase: MKVSIESVTPVQSATQTKTARAGDNRPQRPIYLDYQATTPMDPRVLEAMLPYFVEKFGNPHSRSHSYGWEAEEAVEKARAQVAGIIGADEREIIFTSGATESNNLALQGVAHFYKDKRNHVVTLLTEHKCVLDSCRHLEQEGFKVTYLPVHQNGLVNLSELEKAVTDKTAIVSIMGVNNEIGVVQPLKEISRIVHAKGALFHTDCAQAVGKIPLDVEQMGIDLMSISGHKIYGPKGIGALYVRRKPRVRLQALIHGGGQERGMRSGTLPTPLCVGLGEACAISLSEMAAEAERLTRLRDRFYEAITARLPEVYLNGDLDERVPGNLNISFAYVEGESLIMGIKGLSVSSGSACTSASLEPSYVLRALGVTEDLAHTSLRIGFGRFTTEAEVDFAVEEIVEHVEKLRAMSPLWEMVQEGIDIKNIKWAAH, translated from the coding sequence GCGTGCTGGAGGCCATGCTGCCGTATTTCGTCGAGAAGTTCGGCAATCCACATAGCCGCAGCCATTCCTACGGCTGGGAGGCGGAAGAGGCGGTGGAGAAGGCCCGCGCGCAGGTGGCCGGCATCATCGGCGCCGACGAGCGCGAGATCATCTTCACCTCGGGGGCCACCGAGTCGAACAATCTGGCGCTGCAGGGCGTGGCGCATTTCTACAAGGACAAGCGCAACCACGTGGTCACCCTGCTGACTGAGCACAAATGCGTGCTCGATTCCTGCCGGCATCTGGAGCAGGAAGGCTTCAAGGTCACCTATCTGCCGGTGCATCAGAACGGTCTCGTGAATCTGTCCGAGCTGGAGAAGGCGGTCACCGACAAGACCGCGATCGTGTCGATCATGGGCGTCAACAACGAGATCGGCGTGGTCCAGCCCTTGAAGGAGATCAGCCGCATCGTGCATGCGAAGGGCGCACTCTTCCACACCGACTGCGCCCAGGCGGTCGGCAAGATCCCGCTCGACGTTGAGCAGATGGGGATCGACCTCATGAGCATTTCCGGCCATAAGATCTATGGCCCGAAGGGGATCGGCGCCCTCTATGTCAGGCGCAAGCCGCGGGTGCGCCTGCAGGCGCTCATCCATGGCGGCGGCCAGGAGCGGGGCATGCGCTCGGGCACGCTGCCGACGCCGCTCTGCGTCGGCTTGGGCGAGGCCTGCGCCATTTCCCTTAGCGAGATGGCGGCGGAGGCCGAGCGGCTCACCCGGTTGCGCGATCGCTTCTACGAGGCGATCACGGCGCGGCTGCCGGAGGTGTACCTCAATGGCGATCTCGATGAGCGCGTGCCGGGCAACCTCAACATCAGCTTCGCCTATGTCGAGGGCGAGTCATTGATCATGGGGATCAAGGGCCTGTCGGTCTCCTCCGGGTCGGCCTGCACCTCGGCCTCGCTCGAACCCTCATACGTGCTGCGCGCTCTCGGCGTCACCGAGGATCTGGCGCATACCTCGCTCAGGATCGGCTTCGGCCGGTTCACCACGGAAGCCGAAGTCGACTTCGCCGTGGAAGAGATCGTCGAGCATGTGGAAAAGCTGCGGGCGATGAGCCCGCTCTGGGAAATGGTGCAAGAGGGCATCGACATCAAAAACATCAAATGGGCGGCGCATTGA
- a CDS encoding DUF1127 domain-containing protein, translated as MLARQGGERLGIFHGLIRRLWQTLLVWQARANSRHHLSMMGERELSDIGISRLDAGREIDKPFWRA; from the coding sequence ATGCTCGCCAGGCAAGGCGGCGAGCGCCTGGGAATCTTCCATGGACTCATCCGGCGGCTCTGGCAAACTCTGCTGGTCTGGCAGGCGCGCGCCAACAGCCGGCATCATCTCTCGATGATGGGCGAGCGGGAGCTGAGCGATATCGGAATTAGCCGCCTGGATGCGGGACGGGAGATCGACAAGCCGTTCTGGCGTGCGTGA
- the hscA gene encoding Fe-S protein assembly chaperone HscA, which produces MMLLQLHEPGETPTPHEADSRLAIGIDLGTTNSVVAIAVDGKPEVLRDEKGRSLVPSVVAYPKEGGVIVGAEARHLLLDEPEAVVSSIKRLMGRGADDVKALAGTLPYRLDAAKGGMVRLELNGRSLSPVEISADILKRLKAIAEEHLDRPVAHAVITVPAYFDDAARLATKDAARLAGLEPLRLVNEPTAAALAYGLDKGAEGLYAIYDLGGGTFDISLLRLEKGVFQVLATGGDAQLGGDDFDHLVAERFLAEHAGVKPSNTEVKLALQSARLAKECLSDQDDGEWRIEVGGRVSRHRLDRPGLEAMIRPLVERTVAICRGVLVDAGVAPDKVKGVVLVGGSTRVPLVRRLVADLFGSEPLADIDPDEVVALGAALQAEALTVGSDTLLLDVLPLSLGIETMGGIVEKVIDRNTPIPVAKAQEMTTYQDGQSAMLIHVVQGERETVDACRSLARFELRGIPAMVAGAARIRITFTVDADGLLTVSAREKTTGIEQRVEVKPSYGLSEDEMATMLRQSLEHAKEDMERRLLIEAEVEAKRVLLALAAALKADTALLEPGERVRIGAAEKAVEARLQGGDRDAIKQAVEQLEEASRAFAERRMDKAIRLALAGHKLEEFQGDPGGCLAPDKQQP; this is translated from the coding sequence ATGATGCTCCTCCAGCTGCACGAGCCCGGCGAGACGCCGACCCCGCACGAGGCCGACAGCCGGCTCGCCATCGGCATCGACCTCGGCACCACCAACTCGGTGGTGGCGATCGCGGTCGACGGCAAGCCCGAAGTGCTGCGCGACGAAAAAGGCCGGAGCCTGGTGCCGTCGGTCGTGGCCTACCCCAAAGAGGGCGGCGTCATCGTCGGCGCCGAGGCTCGGCACCTGCTGCTGGATGAGCCCGAGGCGGTGGTGAGCTCGATCAAGCGGCTCATGGGCCGCGGCGCCGACGACGTCAAGGCGCTGGCCGGCACGCTGCCTTATCGCTTGGATGCGGCCAAGGGCGGCATGGTCCGCCTCGAGCTGAATGGACGGAGCCTGAGTCCGGTCGAGATCTCCGCCGATATCCTGAAGCGCCTCAAAGCCATCGCCGAAGAGCACCTGGACCGGCCGGTCGCCCATGCGGTCATCACCGTGCCGGCGTATTTCGACGATGCCGCCAGGCTCGCCACCAAGGATGCGGCCCGGCTCGCCGGCCTCGAACCCCTACGCCTGGTGAACGAGCCGACCGCGGCGGCGCTCGCCTACGGCTTGGACAAGGGGGCCGAAGGCCTCTACGCCATCTACGATTTGGGCGGCGGCACCTTCGACATCTCGCTCTTGCGCTTGGAGAAGGGGGTGTTCCAGGTGCTGGCGACGGGCGGCGATGCGCAGCTCGGCGGCGACGATTTCGATCATCTCGTGGCCGAGCGGTTCCTCGCCGAGCACGCGGGCGTGAAGCCGAGCAATACCGAGGTCAAGCTGGCCCTCCAGTCGGCGCGCCTGGCCAAGGAATGCCTCTCGGACCAGGACGACGGCGAGTGGCGCATCGAAGTGGGCGGCCGGGTCAGCCGCCATCGGCTGGATCGGCCGGGCCTGGAGGCGATGATCCGGCCGCTGGTCGAGCGGACCGTGGCGATCTGCCGCGGCGTTCTGGTGGATGCCGGGGTCGCGCCGGACAAGGTCAAGGGCGTGGTGCTGGTCGGCGGCTCGACGCGGGTGCCGCTGGTGCGCCGCCTGGTCGCCGATCTATTCGGCAGCGAGCCCTTGGCCGATATCGATCCGGACGAGGTGGTGGCGCTGGGTGCCGCCTTGCAGGCCGAAGCGCTCACCGTCGGCTCCGACACCTTGCTCCTGGATGTGCTGCCGCTGTCGCTCGGGATCGAGACCATGGGCGGCATCGTCGAGAAGGTGATCGACCGCAACACGCCGATCCCCGTCGCCAAGGCCCAGGAAATGACCACCTACCAGGATGGCCAGTCCGCCATGCTGATCCATGTGGTCCAGGGCGAGCGCGAGACCGTGGATGCCTGCCGGTCGCTGGCGCGCTTCGAGCTGCGCGGCATTCCAGCCATGGTCGCGGGTGCGGCCCGGATCCGGATCACCTTTACCGTGGATGCCGACGGCCTCCTCACTGTCTCCGCCCGGGAGAAGACCACCGGCATCGAGCAGCGGGTCGAGGTCAAGCCCAGCTATGGCTTGAGCGAGGACGAGATGGCGACGATGCTGCGCCAGAGCCTCGAGCACGCCAAGGAGGACATGGAGCGCCGCCTCCTGATCGAGGCCGAGGTCGAGGCGAAGCGGGTGCTGCTGGCGCTCGCCGCCGCGCTCAAGGCCGATACCGCTCTCCTCGAGCCGGGCGAGCGCGTCCGGATCGGGGCCGCCGAGAAAGCGGTGGAGGCACGCCTCCAGGGCGGCGACCGCGATGCCATCAAGCAAGCGGTCGAGCAGCTGGAAGAAGCCTCCCGCGCCTTTGCCGAGCGGCGCATGGACAAGGCGATCCGCCTGGCGCTCGCCGGCCACAAGCTCGAAGAATTCCAGGGCGACCCGGGCGGCTGCCTGGCGCCCGACAAGCAACAACCGTGA
- the iscU gene encoding Fe-S cluster assembly scaffold IscU, which produces MAYSEKLLDHYNNPRNVGSFDKNAADVGTGLVGAPACGDVMKLQIKVSPEGIIQDAKFKTFGCGSAIASSSLATEWMKGKTLDEAETIKNTQIARDLALPPVKIHCSVLAEDAIKAAINDYRAKRQAKAAE; this is translated from the coding sequence ATGGCATACAGCGAGAAGCTTCTGGACCATTACAACAACCCGCGGAATGTCGGCTCGTTCGACAAGAACGCCGCCGATGTCGGCACCGGGCTCGTCGGCGCGCCGGCCTGTGGCGATGTGATGAAGCTGCAGATCAAGGTCTCCCCGGAGGGCATCATCCAGGACGCCAAGTTCAAGACCTTCGGCTGCGGTTCGGCCATCGCCTCCTCCTCGCTCGCGACCGAGTGGATGAAGGGGAAGACCTTGGACGAGGCCGAGACGATCAAGAACACCCAGATCGCCCGGGACCTGGCGCTGCCGCCGGTGAAGATCCATTGCTCGGTCCTGGCCGAGGATGCGATCAAGGCGGCGATCAACGACTACCGCGCCAAGCGCCAGGCGAAGGCCGCGGAGTAG